From Cannabis sativa cultivar Pink pepper isolate KNU-18-1 chromosome 8, ASM2916894v1, whole genome shotgun sequence, a single genomic window includes:
- the LOC115699348 gene encoding uncharacterized protein LOC115699348 produces MWNFASTCIAGTVGSKKDPSKPASECSDDEGSSVVGREEGLECPICWESFNIVENVPYVLWCGHTLCKNCILGLQWAVVKFPTLPIQLPLFISCPWCNLLSFRLVYRGNLRFPRKNYFLLWMVESMNGDRVKTPSTYTEDQQPWPINGNTSTASQVSHCNLRRGHHIRHPETPRSNDHVHVNNYLTMERLHSSLRKSLFFFVHLTAKFPLVVIFLLIVLYAIPASAAILALYILVTILFALPSFLILYFAYPSLDWLVREIVT; encoded by the coding sequence ATGTGGAATTTTGCATCAACTTGCATAGCTGGGACTGTTGGATCGAAGAAGGACCCTTCGAAGCCTGCTTCTGAATGTTCTGATGATGAGGGGTCTTCGGTGGTTGGCAGAGAGGAAGGGCTAGAATGCCCAATATGCTGGGAATCCTTCAACATTGTTGAGAATGTTCCCTATGTTTTATGGTGTGGGCATACCCTTTGTAAAAATTGCATCCTGGGACTGCAATGGGCAGTTGTGAAATTCCCCACTCTACCGATTCAGCTCCCACTCTTCATTTCCTGTCCTTGGTGTAATCTCTTGTCCTTCCGTCTGGTTTACCGTGGCAATCTCAGATTCCCTCGAAAGAACTACTTTCTCCTTTGGATGGTTGAGAGCATGAATGGTGATAGAGTTAAGACTCCTTCAACCTACACTGAAGATCAACAACCCTGGCCTATAAATGGCAATACATCTACGGCTAGTCAAGTTAGCCACTGTAATCTTAGGAGGGGACATCATATCCGACATCCTGAGACACCAAGGTCAAATGACCATGTCCATGtcaataattatttaactatGGAAAGGTTACATTCGTCTCTTAGGAAGTCATTGTTTTTCTTTGTTCATTTGACAGCCAAGTTTCCCTTGGTTGTGATATTTCTTCTTATTGTCTTATATGCCATACCAGCCAGTGCTGCCATATTGGCTCTGTACATACTCGTCACAATTCTGTTTGCGCTCCCGTCATTTCTCATATTGTACTTTGCATATCCTAGTTTGGATTGGCTTGTGAGAGAAATTGTTACTTGA